A genomic segment from Candidatus Methylomirabilota bacterium encodes:
- the gyrB gene encoding DNA topoisomerase (ATP-hydrolyzing) subunit B: MSAETYTASDIKVLEGLEAVRKRPAMYIGDTSAYGLHHLVYEVVDNSVDEAMGGFCDSIKVILHSDGTCSVGDNGRGIPVDTHKETGKSAAEVVLTVLHAGGKFEHSAYKVSGGLHGVGVSVVNALSEWLELEIRRSGKVWTQRYERGVPQGDLAPGEKTSKHGTVIRFKPDSKIFEETSFSFDTLSNRLRELAFLNKGLKIVIEDERDERSHTFLYKGGIIEFIKHLNQNKTPVHPKVLFFEGKKDNIEVEVALQYNDGYQESLFSFANNINTREGGTHLTGFRAALTGQISSYAQAQGYLKTFKGAVTGDDVREGLTAVVSVRIPDPQFEGQTKAKLGNSEVKGLVQQIVNDRLAEAFEEDPTTARKIADKCVRAAQAREAARKARELTRKGGRDDEGLSAKLADCSERDPQFRELFLVEGDSAGGSAKQGRDRKTQAVLPLRGKIINAEKARYDKVLSHQEIRLLISALGTGIGPEEFDLAKLRYYKVILMTDADVDGAHIRTLLLTFFFRHMVAIIEAGRLFIAQPPLFKVKKGKAERYLMSDREMEEFLLAQWVEKATVKIPGKSNPLKEDALLEALKRALEFRALFSKFARRGVPPAILDGLLRKKFKGTKRGVGDAEITAAIAEVAGEIEGWSARLVGGDNGDAATVQIAGPHPFAFSPDLLKSPDYAQLLDVHGEIAALHKGPCTVVDASGKEATTRSVDELIRVVMDFAKDGLTMQRYKGLGEMNPEQLWETTMNPESRTLLKVTMEDAVGADEIFTILMGDAVEPRREFIERNALDVVNLDI, from the coding sequence ATGAGCGCCGAGACCTATACGGCGAGCGACATCAAGGTCCTGGAGGGCCTGGAGGCCGTCCGGAAGCGGCCCGCCATGTATATCGGCGACACGAGCGCCTACGGGCTGCATCACCTGGTCTACGAGGTGGTGGACAACTCCGTCGACGAGGCGATGGGCGGCTTCTGCGACAGCATCAAGGTCATCCTGCACTCGGACGGCACTTGCTCCGTCGGCGATAACGGACGCGGCATCCCCGTGGACACGCACAAGGAGACGGGCAAGTCGGCGGCCGAAGTCGTCCTGACCGTGCTCCACGCCGGGGGCAAGTTCGAGCATTCGGCTTATAAAGTCTCGGGCGGGCTCCACGGCGTCGGCGTCTCGGTAGTTAATGCGCTGTCCGAGTGGCTCGAGCTCGAGATCCGGCGGAGCGGGAAGGTGTGGACCCAGCGCTACGAGCGTGGCGTGCCCCAGGGCGACCTCGCCCCGGGGGAGAAGACCTCCAAGCACGGCACCGTCATCCGCTTCAAGCCCGACAGCAAGATCTTCGAGGAGACCTCGTTCTCGTTCGACACGCTTTCGAACCGCCTCCGCGAGCTCGCCTTCCTCAACAAGGGGCTCAAGATCGTCATCGAGGACGAGCGTGACGAGCGCTCGCACACCTTCCTCTACAAGGGCGGCATCATCGAGTTCATCAAGCATCTGAACCAGAACAAGACGCCCGTCCACCCGAAAGTGCTCTTCTTCGAGGGGAAAAAGGACAATATCGAGGTCGAGGTGGCCCTGCAGTACAACGACGGATACCAGGAGAGCCTCTTCTCGTTTGCCAACAATATCAATACGCGCGAGGGCGGCACGCACCTGACGGGCTTCCGCGCGGCGCTCACCGGCCAGATCTCGAGCTACGCGCAGGCGCAGGGCTACCTCAAGACTTTCAAGGGCGCGGTCACGGGCGACGATGTGCGCGAAGGGCTGACGGCGGTCGTGTCGGTCCGGATCCCCGATCCGCAATTCGAGGGGCAGACCAAGGCCAAGCTGGGGAACTCCGAAGTGAAAGGTCTGGTCCAGCAGATCGTCAATGACCGGCTGGCCGAGGCCTTCGAAGAGGACCCGACCACGGCTCGGAAGATCGCCGACAAGTGCGTGCGGGCGGCCCAGGCGCGCGAGGCGGCGCGCAAGGCGCGCGAGCTCACGCGCAAGGGTGGGCGGGACGATGAGGGGCTCTCGGCCAAGCTGGCCGATTGCTCGGAGCGCGATCCGCAATTCCGCGAGCTGTTCCTGGTCGAGGGCGATTCCGCCGGCGGCTCCGCGAAGCAGGGGCGGGACAGGAAGACGCAGGCCGTCTTGCCTCTCCGCGGCAAGATCATCAACGCGGAAAAGGCGCGCTACGACAAGGTTCTCTCCCATCAGGAAATCCGGCTCCTCATCTCGGCCCTGGGCACGGGGATCGGGCCGGAGGAGTTCGACCTCGCCAAGCTGCGCTATTACAAGGTCATCCTGATGACGGATGCCGACGTGGACGGCGCGCATATCCGGACGCTTCTCCTCACGTTCTTCTTTCGGCACATGGTGGCGATCATCGAGGCGGGGCGGCTTTTCATCGCCCAGCCGCCGCTCTTCAAGGTGAAGAAGGGCAAAGCGGAGCGGTACCTGATGAGCGACCGCGAGATGGAAGAGTTCCTGCTCGCCCAGTGGGTGGAGAAGGCGACCGTCAAGATCCCGGGCAAGTCCAATCCGCTCAAGGAAGACGCGCTCCTCGAGGCGCTCAAGCGGGCTCTCGAATTCCGCGCGCTCTTCAGCAAGTTCGCGCGCCGCGGCGTGCCCCCGGCCATCCTCGATGGTCTCCTGCGGAAGAAGTTCAAGGGCACGAAGCGCGGAGTGGGGGACGCCGAGATCACCGCCGCCATCGCCGAGGTGGCCGGCGAGATCGAAGGCTGGAGCGCGCGGCTGGTGGGTGGAGACAATGGAGACGCGGCCACCGTCCAGATCGCGGGGCCGCACCCGTTCGCCTTCAGCCCGGATCTGCTCAAGTCGCCCGACTACGCTCAGCTCCTGGACGTCCACGGCGAGATCGCCGCGCTCCACAAGGGCCCGTGCACCGTCGTGGATGCCTCCGGGAAGGAGGCCACCACCCGGAGCGTCGACGAGCTGATCCGGGTCGTCATGGACTTCGCCAAGGACGGCCTGACCATGCAGCGCTACAAGGGCCTGGGCGAGATGAACCCCGAGCAGCTCTGGGAGACCACCATGAATCCCGAGAGCCGCACCCTCCTCAAGGTCACCATGGAGGATGCCGTGGGCGCCGACGAGATCTTCACCA